In Flavobacterium okayamense, a single window of DNA contains:
- the lptB gene encoding LPS export ABC transporter ATP-binding protein has protein sequence MKLRADNLIKTYKKRTVVKGISVEVNQGEIVGLLGPNGAGKTTSFYMIVGLVKPNSGNIYLDDTDITDFPMYKRAQHGIGYLAQEASVFRKLSIEDNIMSVLQLTNLSKAEQEAKMEELIDEFALQHIRTNRGDLLSGGERRRTEIARALATDPKFILLDEPFAGVDPVAVEDIQRIVAQLKNKNIGILITDHNVQETLAITDKTYLMFEGGILKAGKPEELAADEVVRRVYLGQNFELRKKKIDFDAPKTTIIHGKGELNLNKDLE, from the coding sequence ATGAAACTAAGAGCTGATAACTTAATCAAAACCTATAAAAAACGTACTGTTGTAAAAGGAATTTCCGTTGAAGTAAATCAAGGTGAAATTGTTGGTTTATTGGGACCAAATGGTGCCGGAAAAACGACTTCTTTTTATATGATTGTAGGTTTAGTAAAACCAAATAGTGGGAACATTTATTTGGACGATACTGATATTACCGATTTCCCAATGTACAAACGTGCGCAACACGGAATTGGTTATCTAGCTCAAGAAGCTTCGGTATTTAGAAAGTTAAGTATTGAAGATAATATTATGAGTGTGTTACAATTAACGAATCTTTCAAAAGCAGAACAAGAAGCCAAAATGGAAGAGTTAATTGATGAATTTGCCCTACAACACATTCGCACCAATCGTGGTGATTTACTTTCGGGTGGTGAAAGAAGACGTACGGAAATTGCTCGCGCGCTTGCTACTGATCCAAAGTTTATTTTATTAGACGAACCTTTTGCAGGAGTTGACCCTGTTGCGGTGGAAGATATTCAGCGTATTGTAGCGCAATTGAAAAACAAAAACATTGGTATTTTAATTACCGACCACAATGTACAAGAAACTTTAGCGATTACCGACAAAACCTATTTAATGTTTGAAGGTGGCATTCTAAAAGCTGGAAAACCAGAAGAATTAGCGGCTGATGAAGTGGTAAGACGTGTTTATTTAGGACAAAATTTTGAATTACGTAAAAAGAAAATCGATTTTGACGCACCTAAAACGACTATCATTCATGGTAAAGGCGAATTAAATTTGAATAAGGATTTGGAGTAA
- a CDS encoding DUF4304 domain-containing protein: MISSTEFRKHISKILSGKLKELGFKGSGFNYIMDSEHFVFTIGIQASRYGGQCCTEFGIQPKTVDTNGYEKLNFKKLKYYNCEFRTRLSPKGQGDYWWKYSELENRNIEIANDILNVIEKKVIPIIDLFKSNNKILETIEVKDLDNMYVSTAEKLGGMSFGTSYIRMAWVLTKVFEKENPAKSKEFAKYALSKMNEKSVFFGIDYLKSIANKN, encoded by the coding sequence ATGATTTCATCTACTGAATTTAGGAAACATATTTCTAAAATCTTATCTGGAAAATTAAAAGAATTGGGTTTTAAAGGTTCTGGCTTTAATTATATAATGGATTCTGAACATTTTGTTTTTACTATTGGTATTCAAGCTAGTAGATATGGTGGACAATGTTGTACAGAATTTGGAATTCAACCCAAAACAGTCGATACTAACGGATATGAAAAATTAAACTTTAAAAAACTCAAATACTATAATTGTGAATTTAGAACACGTCTATCACCAAAAGGACAAGGCGATTATTGGTGGAAATATTCTGAATTAGAAAATAGAAATATTGAGATTGCTAATGATATTTTAAATGTTATTGAAAAAAAAGTCATACCAATAATTGACTTATTCAAATCAAATAATAAAATTCTTGAAACCATAGAAGTTAAAGACCTTGACAACATGTATGTAAGTACTGCAGAAAAACTTGGAGGAATGAGTTTTGGAACAAGTTATATACGAATGGCTTGGGTACTAACAAAAGTATTTGAAAAAGAAAATCCAGCTAAATCAAAAGAATTTGCTAAGTATGCATTATCTAAAATGAATGAAAAAAGCGTTTTTTTTGGAATTGATTATCTTAAGTCAATTGCTAATAAAAACTAA
- a CDS encoding lycopene cyclase domain-containing protein, with protein MEKYLYLIIDLLTLSVPFLASFYPKHAYYKNWIPLFKGIAIVGLFFLVWDSYFTNIGVWGFNERYLTGIKVFNLPLEEVLFFICIPYSSVFVYFSMEFLLKQNPLEKSHKLITNFLLTFSIVVFVMNYDKCYTASTFGLLALYLLFHLYRKTYLGRHYLSYAITLVFFFIVNGILTGSFIDEPVVWYNDAENLGIRIGTIPFEDAFYGFLLIAVIIDWFDYFRKKLVFISN; from the coding sequence ATGGAAAAGTATCTCTACTTAATAATAGATTTACTGACACTTTCTGTGCCATTCTTGGCTAGTTTTTATCCGAAACATGCGTATTATAAGAATTGGATTCCTTTATTTAAAGGAATTGCTATTGTTGGGCTTTTCTTTTTAGTTTGGGATTCATATTTTACAAATATTGGCGTTTGGGGATTTAACGAACGCTATTTAACTGGAATTAAAGTTTTCAATTTACCTCTAGAGGAAGTTTTGTTCTTTATTTGTATTCCGTATTCTAGTGTGTTTGTTTATTTTTCGATGGAATTTTTACTAAAGCAAAATCCGCTAGAGAAATCACATAAACTCATTACCAATTTTCTTTTAACGTTTTCCATTGTAGTTTTTGTAATGAATTATGACAAATGTTACACCGCTTCTACTTTTGGACTGTTAGCTTTATATTTGTTGTTTCATCTATACCGAAAAACGTATTTGGGCCGACATTATCTTTCCTACGCTATAACCTTAGTTTTCTTTTTTATCGTAAACGGAATCCTTACGGGAAGTTTTATTGATGAACCCGTAGTTTGGTACAACGATGCTGAAAATTTAGGTATTCGAATAGGAACAATCCCTTTTGAAGATGCTTTTTATGGCTTTTTGCTAATAGCAGTAATAATTGATTGGTTTGATTATTTTAGGAAAAAATTAGTTTTTATTAGCAATTGA
- a CDS encoding sterol desaturase family protein — MEYLLFIGITLATFITMEGVTWCTHKFVMHGFLWYLHEDHHQPRYQNILEKNDAFFVIFAIPSIALFYFGLEPVLNFKFFIGLGILLYGIAYFLVHDVLIHQRFKWFKNTKNKYLIGLRKAHKIHHKHLGKEHGECFGMLFVPKKYFSM; from the coding sequence ATGGAATATTTATTGTTCATAGGAATAACTTTAGCGACTTTCATAACCATGGAAGGTGTAACTTGGTGTACTCACAAATTTGTGATGCACGGATTTTTATGGTATTTACACGAGGATCATCACCAACCTAGATATCAAAATATATTGGAAAAAAACGATGCGTTTTTTGTCATATTTGCTATTCCGAGTATTGCCTTGTTTTATTTTGGATTAGAGCCGGTCTTAAACTTTAAATTTTTCATTGGTTTAGGTATTTTACTATACGGAATCGCTTACTTCTTAGTGCATGATGTTTTAATTCATCAACGTTTTAAATGGTTTAAAAACACTAAAAATAAATACTTAATAGGATTACGAAAAGCACACAAAATTCACCATAAACATTTAGGGAAAGAGCATGGTGAATGTTTTGGGATGTTGTTTGTTCCTAAAAAGTATTTTTCAATGTAA
- a CDS encoding phytoene/squalene synthase family protein, with protein MKSLFDVSSLECSKKITTTYSTSFSLAIKMLSPEIQDDIYAIYGFVRCADEIVDTFDEFNQELLLDEFEAEYEKALERKISLNPILNAFQKVVHQYQLQELVKPFMNSMRMDLTKKEYNSYAEYEEYIFGSADVVGLMCLKVFVKGDEEKYEELKASAMRLGSAFQKVNFLRDLKHDYESLGRVYFPGIDFESLSNEDKTKIINEINQDFEEAFKGILKLPIEAKFGVYTAYRYYKSLMKKISKTQPNEFLSKRIRVSNPLKLVILGKSYLRYQFNIIQA; from the coding sequence ATGAAATCATTATTCGACGTTTCTTCGCTAGAGTGTAGCAAGAAAATTACAACTACTTATAGTACTTCATTTTCGTTAGCTATAAAAATGCTTTCGCCAGAAATACAAGACGATATTTATGCTATATATGGTTTTGTGCGTTGTGCAGATGAGATTGTAGATACTTTTGATGAATTTAATCAAGAGTTATTACTTGATGAGTTTGAAGCAGAATACGAAAAAGCACTAGAACGAAAAATAAGTCTAAATCCTATTTTAAATGCATTCCAAAAAGTAGTGCATCAATATCAATTACAAGAATTGGTTAAACCTTTTATGAATAGTATGCGAATGGATTTAACCAAGAAAGAATATAATTCGTATGCAGAATATGAAGAATATATTTTTGGTTCTGCTGATGTGGTTGGATTAATGTGCTTGAAAGTATTTGTAAAAGGAGATGAAGAGAAGTATGAAGAGTTAAAAGCAAGTGCTATGCGATTGGGCTCAGCTTTTCAAAAGGTAAATTTCTTACGTGATTTAAAACACGATTACGAAAGCTTAGGAAGAGTTTATTTTCCTGGTATTGATTTTGAATCTTTGAGTAATGAAGACAAAACAAAAATAATAAATGAAATCAATCAAGATTTCGAAGAAGCTTTTAAAGGAATTTTAAAATTACCAATTGAAGCTAAATTTGGCGTTTATACAGCCTATCGTTACTATAAAAGCTTGATGAAAAAGATTAGTAAAACACAACCAAATGAATTTTTAAGTAAAAGAATTCGTGTGTCAAATCCTTTAAAATTAGTAATTTTGGGTAAATCGTATTTACGTTATCAGTTTAATATAATCCAAGCTTAA
- a CDS encoding phytoene desaturase family protein, with product MKKKIAIIGSGFSSLSAACYLAKSGLDVTVFEKNASIGGRARRFSKDGFNFDMGPTWYWMPDVFEKFFNDFDKKPSDYYELDKLAPAYKVYFGENEEITISDNLDDIASTFESIEAGSGKKLKKFIQEAKDNYAIAVEKMVYKPGDSILELISLETALRVHQFFSTIKRDVRKVFKDERLIQILEFPVLFLGAKPSNTPSFYNFMNYADFGLGTWHPKKGMYAVVEAMVTLAQSLGVEFQTNANVSKIIVDNGNAKGIVVNSEEIFFDAVLSGADYHHSETLLEERYRMYSEEYWDKKIFAPSSLLFYVGFDKKIENIEHHTLFFDTSFEVHAKTIYDTKEWPKEPLFYASFPSKTDAFFAPEGKEAGVFLIPIAPGLEDTDELRAKYFDKIIKRLEVLINQNVSDSILFKESYCVRNFIEDYNSYKGNAYGLANVLSQTAFLRPKIKSRKVRNLFFTGQLTVPGPGVPPSIISGKIVSEKILKSI from the coding sequence ATGAAAAAGAAAATTGCCATTATTGGTTCTGGTTTTTCCTCTTTATCGGCAGCATGCTATTTAGCAAAAAGCGGTTTAGATGTTACTGTTTTTGAGAAAAATGCTTCGATTGGAGGAAGAGCTAGGCGATTTTCTAAAGACGGTTTTAATTTTGATATGGGGCCCACATGGTATTGGATGCCTGATGTCTTTGAAAAATTTTTCAATGATTTTGATAAAAAACCTTCTGATTATTATGAGCTAGATAAGTTAGCTCCAGCTTATAAAGTGTATTTTGGTGAAAATGAAGAAATCACTATTTCTGATAATTTAGATGATATTGCTTCTACTTTCGAAAGTATTGAAGCGGGTAGTGGGAAAAAGCTTAAAAAATTCATTCAAGAGGCAAAAGACAATTATGCAATTGCGGTTGAGAAAATGGTGTATAAGCCTGGAGATTCAATTTTAGAATTAATTAGCTTAGAAACAGCTTTACGTGTTCATCAATTTTTTTCAACGATTAAAAGAGATGTTAGAAAAGTATTTAAAGACGAACGTTTAATACAAATTCTAGAATTTCCAGTTTTATTTTTAGGTGCTAAACCTTCTAATACGCCATCTTTTTATAACTTTATGAATTATGCCGATTTTGGATTAGGTACTTGGCATCCAAAAAAGGGAATGTATGCAGTGGTTGAAGCTATGGTAACTTTAGCACAAAGTCTTGGAGTAGAATTTCAAACAAATGCTAATGTTTCAAAAATCATAGTTGATAATGGTAATGCAAAAGGAATAGTAGTTAATAGTGAAGAAATATTTTTTGATGCTGTTTTAAGTGGTGCTGATTATCATCATTCAGAAACATTATTAGAAGAAAGATATAGAATGTATTCAGAGGAATATTGGGATAAGAAAATATTTGCTCCGTCTTCATTGCTTTTTTATGTTGGGTTTGATAAAAAAATTGAGAACATTGAACATCATACCTTGTTTTTTGATACTTCATTTGAAGTTCATGCCAAAACAATTTATGATACAAAAGAATGGCCTAAAGAGCCTTTGTTTTATGCAAGTTTTCCATCAAAAACAGATGCTTTTTTTGCTCCAGAAGGTAAAGAAGCCGGAGTTTTTTTAATTCCAATTGCACCCGGATTAGAAGATACAGATGAATTGAGAGCTAAATATTTTGATAAGATTATTAAACGTTTAGAAGTATTAATAAATCAAAATGTTTCTGATTCTATATTATTTAAAGAAAGCTATTGTGTGCGAAATTTTATTGAAGATTATAATTCATACAAAGGTAATGCTTATGGTTTGGCGAATGTTTTAAGTCAAACGGCATTTTTAAGACCCAAAATAAAGAGTAGAAAAGTTCGAAATTTATTTTTTACTGGCCAGCTAACAGTTCCTGGTCCAGGTGTTCCTCCATCAATTATTTCAGGTAAAATTGTAAGTGAAAAAATTCTAAAATCCATCTGA
- a CDS encoding MerR family transcriptional regulator: protein MNNIKSVFSVKDLENLSGIKAHTIRIWEKRYDLFSPNRDENNIRSYNSNDLKRILNIAFLNNFGYKISKISKLSEQEIVSLTQKIYSEKTNASYAVSNMKLAMFNFDASLFQKTYDEIAQTKSFEEIFYEVFIPLLDEIGFLWQTETLKPIHEHFISSLIRQKLFSEIEQQQKNTFDDSEVFVLFLPMHEIHELGIMFVNYLLLKRNKHVIYLGGSVPMEDLIEVKKYYSKVTFVSYFTVQPESEKLVDYLNQFKSEILTRESDRFCILGKQVFDFKSTIKDVYTYNGIQNLLLEL from the coding sequence ATGAACAATATAAAATCTGTATTCAGTGTAAAAGATTTAGAAAATCTTTCAGGAATTAAAGCACACACTATTAGAATTTGGGAAAAACGCTACGATTTGTTTTCTCCAAATCGGGACGAAAATAATATTCGTTCCTATAATTCTAATGATTTAAAACGAATATTAAATATTGCTTTCCTAAATAATTTTGGTTATAAAATTTCCAAAATTTCTAAACTTTCAGAGCAAGAAATAGTTTCTTTAACTCAAAAAATTTATTCAGAAAAGACGAATGCATCTTACGCAGTTTCTAATATGAAACTTGCAATGTTTAATTTTGATGCAAGTTTGTTTCAAAAAACTTATGATGAAATAGCTCAAACAAAAAGTTTTGAAGAAATTTTTTATGAAGTATTTATACCTTTATTAGACGAAATAGGTTTTTTATGGCAAACTGAAACCTTAAAACCTATTCATGAGCATTTTATTAGTTCTCTGATTCGCCAAAAATTATTTTCTGAAATTGAACAACAGCAAAAAAATACTTTTGACGATAGTGAAGTGTTTGTTTTGTTTTTACCAATGCATGAGATACATGAGTTAGGAATTATGTTTGTGAATTATTTGTTATTAAAAAGAAACAAACATGTTATCTATCTTGGAGGTAGCGTTCCAATGGAAGATTTAATAGAAGTGAAAAAGTACTATTCTAAAGTAACTTTTGTTAGTTATTTTACCGTTCAACCTGAATCTGAAAAATTAGTTGATTATTTAAATCAATTCAAGTCAGAAATTTTAACTCGAGAAAGTGATAGATTCTGTATTTTAGGAAAACAAGTTTTTGATTTTAAGTCTACTATAAAGGATGTTTATACCTACAATGGTATTCAAAATTTATTATTAGAGCTATAA
- a CDS encoding glycoside hydrolase family 25 protein: protein MAKTIKRKTYSTSKNKPKTNREWKVVGYLFLFFVLLGIGIFAYEYGDGVLYYLGFKTKNYDSLSKEDREIVDIHIYEVLDSHKDFMVGFDVSEYQKKIDWENLGKIEDTFSLDFVFIRATAGKDKKDKRFKENWKNAKKKGIIRGAYHYYRPNENSIQQANNFIATVKIEQGDLPPVLDIEKLPRTQSLDSLKIGLRRWLDRVEQHYKMKPIIYSGESYYTDFLKKEFSDYPFWIANYNFWKKHPDKHWLIWQFTEKAQIEGINGLVDVNLFNGDFVRLVETTKK from the coding sequence ATGGCAAAAACCATTAAGCGAAAAACATATTCAACTTCAAAAAATAAACCTAAAACAAATCGAGAGTGGAAGGTTGTTGGATATTTATTTCTGTTTTTTGTTCTACTAGGAATTGGAATATTCGCTTATGAATACGGAGATGGAGTTTTATACTACTTAGGATTTAAAACTAAAAATTACGATTCACTTTCAAAAGAAGATAGAGAGATAGTAGATATTCATATTTACGAAGTTTTAGATTCACATAAAGATTTCATGGTTGGGTTTGATGTTTCTGAATATCAAAAAAAAATTGATTGGGAAAATCTTGGAAAAATCGAAGATACTTTTTCGTTAGATTTTGTATTTATACGGGCAACTGCTGGGAAAGACAAAAAAGATAAACGTTTTAAAGAAAATTGGAAAAACGCAAAGAAAAAAGGTATTATTAGAGGTGCTTACCACTATTACCGTCCCAACGAAAATTCCATTCAACAAGCTAACAATTTTATTGCAACTGTTAAAATTGAACAAGGCGATTTGCCCCCAGTTTTAGATATTGAAAAATTGCCTAGAACCCAATCGTTAGATAGTTTAAAAATTGGGTTACGCCGTTGGTTAGATAGGGTGGAACAACACTATAAAATGAAGCCTATTATTTATTCGGGAGAAAGTTATTATACTGATTTTTTAAAAAAAGAATTTTCAGATTACCCTTTTTGGATAGCAAATTATAATTTTTGGAAAAAACATCCCGATAAACATTGGTTAATTTGGCAATTTACCGAGAAAGCTCAAATTGAAGGCATTAATGGTTTGGTCGATGTAAATCTTTTTAATGGAGATTTTGTACGATTAGTTGAAACAACAAAAAAATAA
- a CDS encoding CDP-alcohol phosphatidyltransferase family protein, with protein sequence MSVKKYIPNALTLLNLFSGLLALVSVFNGYFDHAFYFVCLGIFFDFWDGFAARKLNVSSELGLQLDSLADMVTSGVVPGLMIFKLFEYIQMNDIDYMLTDETYYMGFVPYLGFLITIASCYRLAKFNIDDRQTENFIGLPTPANTLFIMSIPMIQYADQYEWLTNLLYNPYVLLGITVLSAYLLNAEIKLFSLKMKEINWAKSKVQLSFLVYSVVLLLFFGVLAIPLIIFSYILISIFLNFAESK encoded by the coding sequence ATGTCAGTTAAAAAATATATTCCAAACGCATTAACTTTACTTAATCTTTTTTCAGGCTTATTAGCTCTAGTGAGTGTATTTAATGGTTATTTCGATCATGCTTTTTATTTTGTATGTTTAGGTATTTTCTTTGATTTTTGGGACGGATTTGCTGCACGTAAATTAAATGTTTCAAGCGAACTAGGTTTACAATTAGATTCATTAGCTGATATGGTAACGAGTGGTGTTGTTCCGGGTTTAATGATTTTTAAGCTGTTTGAATATATTCAAATGAATGATATAGATTATATGTTAACAGATGAAACCTATTACATGGGATTTGTGCCTTATTTAGGTTTTTTAATCACAATTGCATCTTGTTACCGTTTGGCAAAATTTAATATTGACGATAGACAAACCGAAAATTTTATTGGGTTGCCAACACCTGCAAATACGTTGTTTATTATGAGTATTCCAATGATTCAATATGCAGATCAATATGAATGGTTAACAAACTTACTTTACAATCCTTACGTTTTATTAGGAATTACTGTACTTAGTGCTTATTTGTTAAACGCTGAAATAAAATTATTTTCTTTAAAAATGAAAGAAATTAATTGGGCAAAAAGTAAAGTGCAACTTAGCTTTTTAGTTTATTCTGTTGTTTTATTATTGTTTTTTGGAGTTTTAGCAATTCCATTAATCATTTTTTCATACATTCTAATATCTATCTTTTTAAATTTTGCAGAATCTAAATAA
- a CDS encoding PorV/PorQ family protein, producing MSIGVDAAALGMSNTVTAQTGDVNSGYWNPAGLLNLEDNQIGLMHANYFANIAQYDYAAFAMPIDDRSAVGISLIRFGVDDILDTTQLIDNQGNIDYNRISLFSTADYGLTVSYARSLPIDGLNYGVNAKVIHRVIGDFASSWGFGFDIGLQYISDEEDWKFGLMLRDITTTYNTWTINEEKYQDIQDAIPGENQELPETSEITLPKAQLGVSKKYIIRYDYSITAAANLNMQFTETNDIISTGFVSIDPAVGFEAGYLDLIFLRGGVGNFQQITQIDGSDKLSFQPNFGVGFRYKGIQVDYALTDLGNQSAALYSNIFSLKVDFSIFRH from the coding sequence ATGAGTATTGGTGTTGATGCTGCAGCTTTGGGAATGAGTAACACCGTTACTGCCCAAACTGGAGATGTTAACTCTGGTTATTGGAATCCTGCTGGTTTATTAAACCTTGAAGACAATCAAATTGGATTAATGCATGCTAATTATTTTGCCAATATTGCGCAATATGATTATGCGGCTTTTGCTATGCCAATTGACGATAGAAGTGCTGTTGGAATTTCGTTAATTCGTTTTGGTGTTGACGATATTTTAGATACTACTCAACTTATAGATAACCAAGGAAATATTGATTATAACAGAATTTCTTTATTTTCTACTGCTGATTATGGATTAACCGTTTCTTATGCCAGAAGTTTACCTATAGACGGTTTGAATTATGGTGTAAATGCAAAAGTTATTCATAGAGTTATTGGTGATTTTGCGAGTTCATGGGGTTTTGGTTTTGATATTGGACTTCAATACATTAGCGATGAAGAGGATTGGAAATTCGGTTTAATGTTGCGAGATATTACTACAACGTATAATACTTGGACAATAAACGAAGAAAAATATCAAGATATTCAAGACGCTATTCCTGGAGAAAATCAAGAATTACCAGAAACATCCGAAATTACACTTCCAAAAGCTCAATTAGGCGTTTCTAAAAAATATATAATTAGATACGATTACAGTATTACTGCTGCTGCAAATCTAAACATGCAATTTACAGAAACAAATGATATTATATCTACTGGTTTTGTAAGCATAGATCCAGCTGTAGGTTTTGAAGCTGGTTATTTGGATTTAATTTTCCTTCGTGGAGGTGTTGGTAATTTTCAACAAATTACACAAATTGATGGGAGTGATAAGCTGAGTTTTCAACCCAACTTTGGTGTTGGTTTTAGATACAAAGGAATTCAAGTAGATTATGCTTTAACCGATTTAGGAAATCAAAGCGCTGCTTTATATTCTAACATTTTTTCACTTAAAGTAGATTTTAGTATTTTTAGACATTAA
- a CDS encoding DUF4105 domain-containing protein: MLQKFFTLLFFWISTFIFSQTNLSEQAEISILNCGLGNESYSLYGHTALRVKDTSQNLDIVFNYGTFDFSTPNFILKFVKGDLQYFVSAYSYNDFEYSYQYEKRSIFEQKLNLTQAQKQELFNKVYNSLYSEEKFYTYKFIDRNCTTMVIDKVNSTIKSNTIESIKPITKSYREILYPYQKNHFFLNLGINIMFGTKVDQPAERLFLPFDLIASLEQNETLAKPKAILYEAPKSNYTSSIFDSIYTLIIALGLILLAKKNWLTNTYFILLGATGLFFCLVGFYSFHEEVLWNYNALLFNPLYLVLFFFLLKKQANRIKITARIILVFHLIYIAMMLNKIHLGIIAPFLVANFILLSRILLPSKK; encoded by the coding sequence ATGCTTCAGAAATTCTTCACATTACTTTTTTTTTGGATTTCAACGTTTATCTTTTCACAGACGAATCTTTCGGAACAAGCTGAAATCAGTATTTTAAATTGTGGATTGGGTAACGAATCTTATTCGCTTTATGGTCATACTGCTTTGCGAGTTAAAGATACTTCTCAAAATTTAGATATTGTTTTCAATTATGGAACGTTTGATTTTAGCACGCCAAATTTTATTTTAAAATTCGTAAAAGGTGATTTACAATATTTTGTCTCCGCATATTCTTACAACGATTTTGAATATTCATATCAATATGAAAAACGTTCAATATTCGAACAAAAATTAAACCTTACACAAGCTCAAAAACAAGAGTTATTTAACAAAGTTTATAATTCGCTTTATTCTGAAGAAAAATTTTATACTTATAAGTTTATCGATCGCAATTGCACTACAATGGTTATTGATAAAGTAAACTCTACCATCAAGAGTAATACTATTGAGAGTATAAAACCGATTACAAAATCATACAGAGAGATTTTATATCCTTATCAAAAGAATCATTTCTTTTTAAATTTAGGTATCAATATAATGTTTGGTACAAAGGTAGATCAACCTGCAGAACGACTTTTCTTACCTTTTGATTTAATAGCTTCATTAGAACAAAATGAAACTTTAGCAAAACCTAAAGCAATACTTTATGAAGCACCGAAGAGCAATTATACCTCATCGATATTTGACAGTATTTATACCTTAATTATTGCTTTAGGTTTAATCCTATTAGCAAAGAAAAATTGGCTAACAAACACCTATTTTATTCTCTTAGGAGCTACAGGATTATTCTTTTGTTTAGTAGGCTTTTATTCTTTTCACGAAGAAGTATTATGGAACTACAATGCGTTATTGTTTAATCCTTTATATTTAGTTTTATTTTTCTTTTTACTTAAAAAACAAGCTAATAGAATTAAAATAACAGCAAGAATCATTTTAGTCTTTCACTTGATCTATATTGCTATGATGCTTAATAAAATTCACTTAGGAATTATTGCCCCTTTTCTAGTGGCTAATTTCATTTTATTGAGTAGAATTTTATTGCCCTCTAAAAAATAA